In the Rhodospirillales bacterium genome, one interval contains:
- a CDS encoding cobyric acid synthase — translation MLQGTGSDVGKSVVTAALCRIARRRGLSVAPFKPQNMSNNAAACAGGGEIGRAQAMQAQAAGLAAHVDLNPVLLKPQADTEAQVIVHGEVAGSLGAVNYLARSDHWLGPVMESFERLVAAHDLVLIEGAGSPAEVNLRDRDIANMGFARRAGVPVCLVGDVDKGGVIASLVGTRAVLDPTDAAVISGFLVNKFRGDPRLFDAGIAVVTGHTGWPCFGVIPWIPETAQLPAEDAVVLERPRRVDRGGLKAAAPILPRLANFDDAGPLEIEPGVSLDWIPPARPIPQDADVVILFGTKATLSDLAFLRSQGWDHDILAHARAGGRVFGFCGGYQMLGRRVVDAGGADGVPGEAAGLGLLNVDTVMTSKKRVVPVVGECAISGEEVAGYEIHLGRTVGPDTERPLFRLGDRTDGARSPDERIEGTYLHGVFASDRFRRAWIRRAGGMAGAALRHHVIVEQAIDRLADQVEAAVDCDALLGCAAPPGWSP, via the coding sequence ATGCTGCAGGGCACGGGGTCGGATGTCGGGAAATCCGTCGTAACCGCCGCGCTGTGCCGCATTGCCAGACGCCGCGGGCTGAGCGTGGCCCCATTCAAGCCGCAAAACATGTCAAACAATGCAGCGGCCTGCGCGGGGGGCGGCGAGATCGGCCGGGCCCAAGCGATGCAGGCACAGGCGGCTGGCCTCGCGGCCCATGTGGATCTCAATCCGGTGCTCCTCAAACCGCAGGCCGACACCGAGGCGCAGGTCATCGTCCATGGCGAGGTCGCGGGCTCCTTGGGTGCGGTCAACTACCTGGCCCGGAGCGATCACTGGCTGGGGCCGGTCATGGAGAGCTTCGAGCGGCTGGTCGCTGCGCACGACCTGGTGCTGATCGAAGGCGCGGGCAGTCCGGCCGAGGTCAATCTGCGGGATCGCGATATCGCCAACATGGGGTTCGCCCGGCGCGCCGGAGTGCCGGTCTGTCTCGTCGGCGATGTCGACAAAGGCGGGGTGATCGCCAGCCTGGTGGGCACGCGGGCAGTGCTGGATCCCACGGATGCTGCGGTGATCAGCGGTTTCCTCGTGAACAAGTTCCGCGGCGATCCGCGCCTGTTCGATGCAGGGATCGCGGTCGTGACAGGGCACACCGGCTGGCCTTGCTTTGGCGTCATTCCCTGGATCCCGGAGACGGCACAATTGCCGGCCGAGGATGCGGTGGTACTGGAGCGCCCGCGACGGGTGGACCGGGGAGGCCTGAAGGCTGCAGCCCCGATCCTGCCGCGGCTGGCCAACTTCGACGACGCTGGGCCGCTTGAAATCGAACCCGGGGTGTCCCTTGACTGGATACCGCCCGCGCGCCCGATTCCACAAGACGCGGACGTCGTGATCCTGTTTGGCACCAAGGCGACCTTGAGCGACCTGGCGTTCCTGCGGAGTCAGGGCTGGGATCACGACATCCTTGCGCACGCGCGCGCCGGCGGGCGAGTGTTCGGGTTCTGTGGCGGCTACCAGATGCTGGGTCGGCGGGTCGTGGATGCGGGCGGTGCCGATGGCGTGCCCGGCGAGGCGGCGGGACTGGGGCTGCTGAACGTCGACACGGTGATGACCTCGAAGAAACGCGTCGTTCCCGTGGTTGGTGAATGCGCGATCAGCGGCGAAGAGGTGGCCGGCTACGAAATTCACCTCGGCAGAACCGTTGGTCCCGACACAGAGAGACCGCTCTTCAGGCTGGGTGATCGGACCGACGGAGCCCGGAGCCCGGACGAGCGTATCGAGGGCACGTACCTCCATGGTGTCTTCGCCAGTGACCGATTTCGGCGGGCCTGGATAAGGCGCGCCGGAGGCATGGCCGGCGCTGCGCTTCGGCACCACGTGATCGTGGAGCAGGCGATCGACAGGCTCGCGGATCAGGTCGAGGCCGCAGTGGATTGCGATGCCCTGCTCGGGTGCGCGGCGCCACCCGGCTGGTCACCGTGA
- a CDS encoding ABC transporter ATP-binding protein: protein MSELVAAGLTLTAGTATLVDGASFRLRQRELVALLGPNGAGKTSLLRASLGIQKRSGGEATLGGQDSEQLSPATRARLVSYLPQARSIAWPNVVRDIVALGRFSHGASIGALRAADREAVERALEACDLAHLANRRSDTLSGGELARLHCARAFAAEAPLLVADEPVGGLDPFHQFRVMDITKAFVDRGGGALIVLHDVALAVRYANRLLWMKDGRIVARGTPQETLSAERLAAIYGVRACVDGLSVALEGAA from the coding sequence GTGAGTGAACTCGTTGCGGCTGGCCTGACGCTGACGGCGGGCACGGCGACACTGGTCGACGGGGCGAGTTTTCGCTTGCGGCAACGGGAGCTGGTTGCGCTGCTCGGCCCCAACGGTGCCGGCAAGACAAGCCTCCTGCGGGCCAGTCTCGGGATCCAGAAGCGGAGTGGCGGCGAGGCGACCCTTGGCGGCCAGGACAGCGAACAGCTGAGTCCCGCGACCCGCGCACGCCTCGTATCGTACCTCCCGCAGGCACGCTCGATCGCGTGGCCCAACGTGGTTCGCGATATCGTGGCATTGGGGCGATTTTCGCATGGGGCCTCGATCGGAGCCCTTCGGGCGGCTGACCGCGAGGCGGTGGAACGAGCCCTCGAGGCCTGCGATCTCGCGCACCTCGCGAACCGGCGCAGCGATACGTTGTCGGGCGGTGAACTTGCCCGGCTTCATTGCGCGCGCGCCTTTGCTGCCGAAGCCCCGCTGCTGGTCGCCGACGAGCCCGTAGGCGGTCTCGACCCGTTCCACCAGTTCCGGGTGATGGACATCACCAAGGCCTTTGTGGACCGCGGGGGCGGGGCGCTGATCGTGCTGCACGATGTCGCACTGGCCGTGCGGTACGCAAACCGCCTGCTGTGGATGAAGGACGGGCGCATCGTCGCGCGCGGCACGCCCCAAGAAACCCTTTCGGCGGAGCGCCTGGCGGCGATCTACGGCGTGCGTGCGTGCGTCGACGGGCTCAGTGTTGCCCTCGAGGGGGCAGCGTGA
- a CDS encoding iron ABC transporter permease: protein MTPPALPLVGFAVATLLALAAACGLGSTPMSAERVLVALLGGGDAGDRLVVWEIRLPRALAAFLAGAALGASGAALQGLFRNPLAEPGVLGVSATASLTATFFLYYGLASLSAWALPVAAIAGALAATALIAVAAVFTRSIVTLILIGIGIASFTGAAMSLLMNLAPHPYALSDMINWMLGSVANRSVDDIALAAPFLLLGLIILYGSRRGLAALTLGEEAAAGIGLNLLRQRAATVLGAGLSTGASVALAGVIGFVGIVAPHIVRPLVAHDPARSLAPSALLAGLLLVLADIGVRLIPSEQELRLGVVAALVGAPVFVWIVVRRGVRE from the coding sequence ATGACTCCGCCCGCCTTGCCCCTCGTCGGTTTCGCGGTCGCAACGTTGCTGGCCTTGGCTGCCGCCTGCGGGCTCGGCTCGACCCCGATGTCGGCCGAGCGGGTGCTTGTCGCCTTGCTCGGCGGCGGGGATGCCGGTGATCGATTGGTGGTGTGGGAGATCCGCCTCCCGAGAGCGCTGGCCGCCTTTCTCGCGGGTGCGGCACTGGGCGCCAGCGGGGCCGCCCTGCAGGGCCTGTTCAGGAACCCTCTCGCCGAACCGGGAGTGCTGGGGGTCTCGGCGACGGCATCCCTGACGGCGACGTTCTTCCTCTACTACGGCCTTGCGTCGCTGTCCGCCTGGGCGCTTCCGGTGGCCGCCATCGCCGGCGCATTGGCGGCCACCGCCCTGATCGCGGTCGCGGCCGTGTTTACCCGGTCCATCGTCACGCTCATCCTGATCGGCATCGGCATCGCGAGCTTTACCGGCGCTGCCATGAGCCTCCTGATGAACCTCGCGCCGCACCCGTACGCGCTGTCCGACATGATCAACTGGATGCTGGGCTCGGTCGCCAACCGCAGCGTGGACGACATCGCGCTGGCCGCGCCGTTCCTCTTACTCGGTCTGATCATTCTGTACGGCTCGCGCCGCGGCCTCGCGGCGCTCACGCTGGGCGAGGAAGCAGCGGCAGGTATCGGCCTGAACCTTCTCCGGCAGAGAGCGGCGACGGTCCTGGGAGCGGGGCTCAGCACCGGCGCGTCGGTTGCGCTGGCCGGGGTGATCGGATTCGTGGGAATCGTGGCGCCACACATCGTGCGGCCGCTGGTGGCACACGATCCGGCGCGCTCGCTGGCCCCGTCGGCGCTGCTGGCCGGTCTGCTGCTGGTGCTGGCCGACATCGGGGTCCGGCTCATTCCGTCGGAGCAGGAACTGCGGCTGGGCGTCGTGGCGGCGCTGGTCGGCGCCCCGGTCTTTGTCTGGATCGTGGTCCGCAGAGGCGTCCGTGAGTGA
- a CDS encoding ABC transporter substrate-binding protein has product MLGRLTVFAAFCLAAGDACPATRNSEPAGAPARVVSLDYCADQFVLKLADRDRILAVSPDARRAFSYMRDAAAGLPVARPVAEDVLVLKPDLVVRSYGGGPSAAAFFARAGVPVLQVEWASDLNDVVGNIERVAEGLGVPGRGAELAADMEARLAAIAAAPGGARALYMTPAGVTAGPGTLIHDILAAAGLRNFQQAWGWHPIPLERLAYAQPDLVAAGFFDAMTGFTGAWSSARHPVARRQLGGQDVVFLEGAWIACGGWFVLDAVEALARPGPR; this is encoded by the coding sequence ATGCTGGGGCGGCTCACCGTTTTCGCGGCTTTCTGCCTCGCCGCTGGCGATGCATGTCCGGCGACACGGAATTCCGAGCCGGCGGGTGCTCCGGCCCGCGTTGTCAGCCTCGACTACTGTGCTGACCAGTTCGTTCTCAAGTTGGCAGACAGGGACCGCATCCTCGCCGTGTCCCCCGACGCCAGGCGGGCCTTCTCGTATATGCGTGATGCCGCGGCCGGGCTTCCGGTCGCCCGGCCGGTGGCGGAGGACGTGCTGGTCCTGAAGCCGGACCTGGTCGTGCGCAGCTACGGGGGAGGGCCATCGGCAGCCGCGTTTTTTGCGCGTGCCGGCGTGCCCGTCCTGCAGGTGGAATGGGCATCGGATCTGAACGACGTCGTGGGCAACATCGAGCGAGTTGCTGAAGGCCTGGGCGTTCCCGGCCGGGGCGCAGAGCTGGCGGCAGACATGGAGGCCCGGCTGGCGGCAATTGCGGCAGCCCCGGGCGGCGCCCGGGCGCTTTACATGACGCCCGCCGGGGTTACGGCAGGGCCGGGGACGCTCATCCACGACATCCTCGCCGCGGCGGGGCTCAGGAACTTTCAGCAGGCGTGGGGCTGGCATCCGATTCCGCTCGAACGGCTGGCCTACGCGCAGCCCGATCTGGTGGCGGCGGGCTTCTTCGACGCGATGACCGGTTTCACCGGTGCATGGAGTTCGGCACGCCACCCGGTCGCACGGCGGCAGCTCGGCGGTCAAGACGTCGTGTTCCTTGAAGGCGCATGGATAGCGTGCGGTGGTTGGTTCGTGCTGGATGCCGTTGAAGCGCTTGCACGGCCCGGGCCGCGATGA
- a CDS encoding TonB-dependent receptor translates to MCNPKIFAVAVATILAPVLALADAEETRLDRIVVEGSKLGQTAAEVGSSLTVITRRDIEELGFDFALDAIAAAPGVTINSNGGFGGEASVRIRGAESDQTLVLIDGTPVNDPSSPGGGFNFGRLDTANIERIEILKGPQSTFWGTDAVGGVVSVITKRQRRPSGGSAFAGYGSFDTFRGGASFGHVHERGDFRIGMTRTRSAGISKADAADGNVEDDGYRSLVFSGRGGVMLPADMRLDASVFRTDAEAEFDGRARNEHGEWVFGDADLLSKTTELAANVRLRMPTVGERLENMFFAGYSEIERENFSDGASSFTADGDRRSYRYQGTYAFDAENVLAFGAEREETMADGEQGSLDGYFVLYEARLGGTGLLTGGVRKDDHAQFGSETTARLAGSWRLADSVRLRASWGEGFKAPTLDQIAQPYRHFCGGDEDAGSQPAPALRASTSEAFDIGAEWQAPNGRMDAGAAYFDQRTKGLIDYNLGNCLFENLADVRSKGIEVFGSYRASNWLAVTVNYAYIDARSGTGERLQRLPRHSGDLTFRIRPAGRFTGTVLVRYNGRERDNLSDGPGLKAWTRVDVVGSYQLSERVQLFGRAENLFDADYQQIAGYGTPGLSGWLGMRLQY, encoded by the coding sequence ATGTGCAACCCAAAAATTTTCGCAGTGGCGGTTGCCACCATCCTCGCGCCCGTGCTGGCGCTGGCGGATGCTGAGGAGACTCGGCTCGACCGTATCGTGGTCGAGGGGTCGAAGCTGGGCCAAACGGCCGCAGAAGTCGGCTCCAGCCTCACGGTCATCACGAGAAGGGACATCGAGGAACTCGGTTTCGACTTTGCGCTTGACGCCATTGCGGCGGCGCCCGGCGTCACGATCAATTCCAATGGCGGTTTTGGCGGCGAAGCCAGCGTGCGGATCCGGGGAGCCGAGAGCGATCAGACGCTCGTCCTGATCGACGGAACGCCGGTGAACGATCCGTCCTCCCCCGGGGGCGGCTTCAATTTTGGGCGCCTGGACACGGCGAACATCGAGCGCATCGAAATCCTGAAAGGCCCGCAATCAACGTTTTGGGGCACCGACGCGGTGGGCGGCGTGGTATCGGTGATTACGAAGCGCCAACGGCGGCCATCGGGCGGGAGCGCCTTCGCTGGCTACGGGTCGTTCGACACGTTCCGTGGCGGCGCGTCCTTCGGGCACGTGCACGAACGGGGTGACTTCCGGATCGGCATGACCCGGACCCGTTCCGCGGGGATTTCCAAGGCTGACGCTGCCGACGGCAACGTCGAGGACGACGGCTACCGGTCGCTGGTGTTTTCGGGCCGTGGCGGAGTCATGCTCCCGGCCGACATGCGCCTGGACGCGAGCGTGTTCCGGACCGACGCGGAGGCCGAATTCGACGGTCGCGCGAGGAACGAGCACGGCGAGTGGGTCTTCGGGGATGCGGATCTGCTCAGCAAGACGACCGAGTTGGCCGCCAATGTTCGACTCAGAATGCCCACGGTCGGCGAGCGGCTGGAGAACATGTTCTTTGCCGGCTACTCCGAGATCGAGAGAGAAAACTTCTCCGACGGTGCCAGCAGCTTCACGGCCGACGGCGATCGCAGAAGCTACCGGTATCAGGGTACGTATGCATTCGATGCCGAGAACGTGCTTGCGTTCGGTGCCGAACGCGAGGAGACCATGGCCGACGGCGAGCAAGGGTCTCTCGACGGTTACTTCGTGTTGTATGAAGCCCGGCTGGGTGGGACCGGGCTGCTGACCGGGGGGGTGCGCAAGGACGATCACGCGCAGTTCGGTTCGGAAACCACCGCCCGGTTGGCTGGTTCATGGCGCCTTGCGGATTCAGTCCGGCTGAGAGCCAGTTGGGGTGAAGGCTTCAAGGCGCCGACGCTCGACCAGATCGCGCAGCCGTACCGTCATTTCTGTGGGGGAGACGAAGACGCCGGGTCCCAGCCCGCGCCCGCCCTGCGGGCGTCTACCTCGGAAGCATTTGACATTGGCGCCGAATGGCAGGCGCCGAACGGCCGCATGGATGCCGGCGCCGCCTATTTCGATCAGCGGACCAAGGGACTGATCGACTACAACTTGGGTAACTGCCTGTTCGAGAACCTGGCCGACGTGCGATCCAAGGGGATTGAGGTCTTCGGCAGCTACCGCGCCAGCAACTGGCTGGCGGTAACGGTGAACTACGCCTACATCGACGCGAGGAGCGGCACCGGGGAGAGATTGCAGCGCCTCCCCCGGCACTCCGGCGACCTGACCTTTCGGATCCGGCCTGCGGGCAGATTCACGGGCACGGTACTCGTGCGGTACAACGGCCGGGAACGCGACAACCTCAGTGATGGTCCAGGCCTTAAGGCCTGGACTCGGGTCGACGTGGTCGGCAGCTATCAGCTGAGCGAACGCGTGCAGCTGTTCGGTCGCGCCGAGAACCTGTTCGACGCGGACTACCAGCAGATTGCCGGATACGGGACGCCGGGCCTTTCCGGCTGGCTGGGGATGCGGCTGCAGTACTGA
- the cobO gene encoding cob(I)yrinic acid a,c-diamide adenosyltransferase, with the protein METNEAHVARMKALQAKQRRKSAAARNPGRGLVLVFTGKGKGKSSSAFGVIARALGWERKVGVVQFIKGNWTTGERRFFAKFPDQVDWYTMGEGFTWDTQDRDRDVAAAEAAFARALAMLTGGGYDLVVLDEINIALRYEYLSSRTVLDGLVARSDRTSVILTGRDASSEICEYADLVSEMREVKHPFAAGIKAQRGIDF; encoded by the coding sequence ATGGAAACCAACGAGGCCCATGTCGCGCGAATGAAAGCGTTGCAGGCGAAGCAGCGGCGCAAGTCTGCCGCGGCGCGGAACCCCGGCCGTGGGCTGGTCTTGGTCTTTACAGGCAAGGGCAAGGGCAAGTCGAGCTCAGCGTTCGGTGTGATCGCTCGCGCGCTGGGCTGGGAAAGGAAGGTCGGCGTCGTCCAGTTCATCAAGGGCAATTGGACGACCGGGGAGCGGAGGTTTTTCGCGAAGTTCCCGGATCAGGTCGACTGGTACACCATGGGCGAAGGCTTCACGTGGGACACCCAGGACCGCGACCGTGACGTGGCCGCAGCCGAAGCGGCGTTTGCCCGCGCTCTCGCCATGTTGACGGGCGGCGGCTACGACCTGGTCGTCCTGGACGAGATCAACATCGCATTGCGCTACGAGTACCTAAGCAGCCGCACGGTGTTGGACGGGCTGGTCGCCCGCTCTGACCGGACCAGCGTCATCCTGACCGGGCGGGACGCCAGTTCGGAGATTTGTGAGTACGCCGACCTCGTCAGCGAAATGCGGGAAGTCAAGCATCCGTTTGCCGCTGGAATCAAGGCGCAGCGGGGCATCGATTTCTGA
- a CDS encoding alpha-ribazole phosphatase family protein, whose protein sequence is MLVRHTRPEVADGVCYGRTDLDVAASFCAEATAILVSLPPIEQIVTSPLRRCRRLASHIAAARGLQLTVDARFQEMDFGRWEGLRWSDIPRREVRAWMLDFLHARPHGGESVAELRDRTREALSSYAGSGTQTLIVTHSGVIKVALADGDTMESFRTPVAFGELIAVPEYG, encoded by the coding sequence ATGCTCGTTCGACACACGCGACCGGAGGTGGCTGACGGTGTCTGCTACGGCCGCACCGATCTCGACGTTGCGGCCAGTTTCTGCGCTGAGGCCACCGCGATATTGGTTTCGCTGCCGCCGATCGAGCAGATCGTGACGAGTCCGCTGCGACGGTGCCGCCGTCTCGCCTCGCATATCGCTGCAGCGCGTGGACTGCAGCTCACCGTCGACGCCCGGTTCCAGGAAATGGACTTCGGCCGTTGGGAAGGCCTGCGATGGAGCGACATCCCCCGTCGGGAAGTTCGTGCTTGGATGCTCGATTTCCTCCATGCGCGCCCCCATGGCGGCGAGAGTGTGGCGGAGCTGCGCGATCGGACCCGGGAGGCGCTGTCCAGCTATGCCGGCTCCGGGACGCAGACCCTGATCGTCACGCATTCCGGCGTGATCAAGGTCGCGCTCGCCGACGGCGACACGATGGAGAGCTTCCGGACACCGGTCGCCTTCGGAGAACTGATCGCCGTCCCCGAGTACGGATAG
- the cobS gene encoding adenosylcobinamide-GDP ribazoletransferase codes for MRAELATFGLAVQFLTRLPVPVGDSYSPQREAAAVRYYPLVGVLIGGLSAAVYWVAALVWPGVPSVLLAVVAGLLVTGGLHEDGLADTFDGIGRTHPREQALAIMKDSRLGAYGVLALILVLALKLSALSQLDVETACVALVAAHGLSRLSAVLVIATSRYVGNTPGPAAQRVSAPGLLVAGGTGLVVVAGLGGWLAIGAALGAVAGLAIGHLFVLALVRPTLGGHTGDTLGAVQQVSEVGVYLGLVAWA; via the coding sequence ATGCGCGCTGAGCTCGCGACCTTCGGACTTGCCGTCCAGTTCCTGACACGACTGCCAGTACCTGTCGGCGACAGCTACTCGCCGCAGCGCGAAGCGGCTGCAGTTCGCTACTACCCGTTGGTCGGAGTCCTGATCGGCGGCCTGTCGGCAGCCGTGTACTGGGTTGCCGCGTTGGTGTGGCCGGGTGTGCCGAGCGTCCTATTGGCCGTCGTCGCGGGCCTGCTGGTGACGGGAGGGCTCCATGAAGACGGCCTCGCCGACACCTTTGACGGGATCGGACGGACCCACCCGCGCGAGCAAGCCCTGGCGATCATGAAGGACAGTCGGCTGGGGGCCTACGGTGTGCTGGCCCTGATCCTCGTCTTGGCCCTGAAGCTTTCGGCTCTCTCGCAGCTTGACGTCGAGACGGCCTGTGTCGCGCTGGTGGCAGCCCATGGATTGTCGCGGCTGTCCGCGGTGCTCGTCATTGCCACGAGCCGGTATGTCGGGAATACCCCGGGACCTGCGGCGCAAAGGGTGTCGGCACCGGGACTTCTGGTTGCCGGCGGCACGGGACTCGTCGTAGTTGCGGGACTCGGCGGCTGGCTTGCGATCGGCGCGGCGCTTGGGGCCGTGGCCGGCCTGGCCATCGGCCATCTGTTCGTACTGGCGCTGGTTCGGCCGACGCTGGGAGGGCACACGGGGGATACGCTGGGCGCCGTGCAGCAGGTCAGCGAGGTCGGCGTCTACCTGGGGTTGGTCGCTTGGGCCTGA
- the cobT gene encoding nicotinate-nucleotide--dimethylbenzimidazole phosphoribosyltransferase, with amino-acid sequence MLRFPEEATERADMAHDVPGYEPGNRAELSDDRPNSEQDRFREAVQAAIDAKTKPLGALGKIEALAERIARFQHSLKPRAEHCRLTLFAADHGLAKAGVSAYPQAVTRQMVLNFLAGGAAANAFATALGAELVIVDAGVAGVPIRHPALVSRRLGCGTANALEEAAMSAESLGSGLETGRALGAEGTHEVACFGEMGIGNTSSASLVAAKTLGIAVDDLVGPGTGLDEAGVMRKRQALATAAERTETHLGAERALTEYGGFEIAMMTGAMLGAARSGKLVIVDGFIATVAALCARELEPGSEGAFIYAHRSAEGGHQVVLDALDGEPLLDLGMRLGEGTGALLAWPIVRAAATMMREMASFGDAGVSGPHAR; translated from the coding sequence ATGCTCCGGTTTCCGGAGGAAGCGACAGAGCGGGCTGACATGGCGCATGACGTGCCGGGATACGAGCCCGGCAATCGTGCAGAGCTAAGCGATGACCGGCCGAACAGCGAGCAAGATCGCTTCAGGGAAGCCGTTCAAGCCGCGATCGATGCCAAGACGAAGCCCTTGGGCGCCCTTGGGAAGATCGAGGCGCTGGCTGAACGAATCGCCCGATTCCAGCATTCGCTGAAACCGCGCGCGGAGCATTGCAGGCTTACGCTCTTTGCCGCAGACCACGGCCTGGCGAAGGCTGGCGTCTCCGCCTACCCCCAAGCCGTGACCCGCCAGATGGTCCTCAATTTTCTGGCTGGCGGAGCGGCTGCCAATGCATTCGCAACCGCGCTGGGTGCTGAACTCGTGATCGTCGATGCCGGCGTGGCCGGGGTTCCGATCAGGCATCCAGCCCTGGTCTCCAGGCGTCTGGGGTGCGGGACGGCGAACGCCTTGGAGGAAGCGGCCATGTCCGCCGAGAGCCTCGGCTCCGGGCTGGAGACCGGGCGAGCTCTCGGGGCGGAAGGCACCCACGAGGTCGCCTGTTTCGGCGAGATGGGAATCGGCAATACCTCGTCCGCGAGTCTGGTGGCGGCCAAGACGCTGGGAATCGCCGTCGACGATCTCGTGGGCCCCGGCACGGGACTGGACGAGGCTGGCGTCATGCGCAAGCGGCAAGCATTGGCGACTGCCGCGGAGCGGACCGAGACTCACCTGGGTGCAGAGCGCGCGCTGACCGAGTACGGCGGCTTCGAAATTGCCATGATGACCGGCGCGATGCTTGGCGCGGCTCGATCCGGCAAGCTGGTGATTGTCGACGGCTTCATCGCAACCGTGGCGGCACTCTGCGCTCGAGAGCTTGAACCGGGTTCCGAGGGAGCCTTCATCTACGCTCACCGGTCAGCAGAAGGGGGCCACCAGGTTGTGCTGGATGCGCTCGACGGCGAGCCCCTGCTGGATCTGGGCATGCGTCTCGGCGAGGGCACGGGTGCGCTGCTGGCCTGGCCCATAGTCAGGGCAGCCGCAACCATGATGCGGGAAATGGCCAGTTTTGGTGACGCCGGCGTGAGCGGCCCGCATGCGCGCTGA
- a CDS encoding TauD/TfdA family dioxygenase, whose translation MLRAMQVQPLLSSIEFGARVTGVDLGSMDDDTFAEFEAAANRYAVLVVPDQIMDDSTQLAFSRRLGPLETTILEDSVAHGFSPEIAHLGNMDASGQCHAADSRKVVYDRGNRSWHSDSSFKTVPAKFSILSARILPGEGGGTEFADSRAGYDTWTGGKHGIDKEDLVDEICAHSIIYSRMRNTGDIFNESEKSTLPGSRQRLIRRHPATGRRNFYVGSHAAYIEGWEEERSRELLDELIDWCVLPERVYSHTWTEGDVVLWDNRRVMHRGKEWPEGEYIRVMHRSTVAGDAASIDEPN comes from the coding sequence ATGCTCCGCGCCATGCAGGTTCAGCCCCTTCTTTCTTCGATCGAGTTTGGCGCGCGGGTTACCGGCGTCGATCTCGGCTCCATGGATGACGACACCTTTGCGGAGTTCGAGGCTGCCGCGAACCGGTATGCGGTGCTGGTGGTTCCCGACCAGATCATGGACGATTCCACGCAGCTGGCGTTCAGCCGTCGCCTCGGCCCGCTCGAGACCACGATTCTGGAAGACAGTGTTGCGCACGGTTTCTCGCCCGAGATTGCCCATCTCGGGAACATGGACGCCAGCGGGCAGTGCCACGCGGCCGACAGCAGGAAAGTCGTCTACGACCGCGGCAACCGGTCATGGCATTCCGACAGTTCCTTCAAGACCGTGCCGGCCAAGTTTTCCATCCTGTCCGCGCGCATTCTTCCTGGAGAAGGCGGCGGTACGGAGTTTGCGGACTCCCGGGCCGGGTATGACACCTGGACGGGCGGCAAACACGGCATCGACAAGGAAGATCTCGTGGACGAGATCTGCGCGCACAGCATCATCTACTCGCGCATGCGGAACACCGGCGACATCTTCAACGAGTCCGAGAAGTCGACGCTGCCGGGGTCGCGGCAGCGCCTCATTCGCCGCCATCCGGCGACGGGGCGCCGCAATTTCTACGTGGGGTCGCATGCGGCGTACATCGAAGGCTGGGAAGAGGAGCGCAGTCGGGAGTTGCTCGACGAGCTGATCGACTGGTGCGTCCTGCCCGAGCGGGTCTACTCGCACACCTGGACCGAGGGCGACGTGGTCCTCTGGGACAACCGCCGGGTCATGCACCGCGGCAAGGAATGGCCGGAAGGCGAGTACATCCGGGTCATGCACAGGAGTACCGTGGCGGGCGACGCCGCCTCGATCGACGAGCCCAACTGA